The Lolium rigidum isolate FL_2022 chromosome 1, APGP_CSIRO_Lrig_0.1, whole genome shotgun sequence region TCTCGCTTATTAAATGGATAGATACTGTAGCGGCGCATTCAGTTAGAATTTTATTCGATAGTCGTCGTCTAGTCATGACTCATGACCGAGCACGAGGAGAAAAGTTCTTTGTCAAAAGTAGCTCGTGCGTACCTGTCCGAGCACTGCATTAGGGAGCTTGGCGTGGATGATGTCCTGCAGCTCCTTGCCCATGGGCGCGGCGCCTGACATGACCATGCGCACGGAGGAGAGGTCGTGGCGGTCCATGGCGTCGCTCTTTGCCATCTCCACCACGATGGGCGGCACGAGCGGCGCGATGGTGATGCCGTGTTGTTCCACCAGCTCCAGCATCTTGACCGTGTCGAAGCGCTTCATGATGACGAGTGCGGCGCCGGCGCGCATCCCGCAGAGCAGGATGGAGTGCAGCGAGTAGACGTGGAACATGGGCAGCACGCAGAGGACGACGTCGTCCTCCCGGAAGTGGAGGTTGGGgttctcgccgtcgacgagctgCGCCACGCTGGTGACCAGCCCGCGGTGCGACAGCATGACGCCCTTGGGGAGCCCCGTGGTGCCCGACGAGTAGGGCAGCGCCACCACGTCGTTGGCCACGTCGATGGGCGCCTCCGGCAGGGCCGAGTCGTCGGCGGCCTGGAGGTCCGCGAACGAGGCGCAGCCCTCGGCGCCCTCGCCGGTGGCGACGATGGTGACGCCGGCGAGGCCCCGCACCTTGGCGACGAACGCCGGCTCGGTGATGATGACGGTGGCGCCGGAGGCCGCGACCTGCTTGGCGATCTCGGGTGGGGTGTGGAGCGGGCTCGCCGTGGTGGTGACCGCGCCgaggcgggacgacgcgaggaaaGCGAGCGCGAACTCGACGGAGTTGGGGAGGAACAGCAGCACCGTGCTGCCGTGGCGGACGCCGAGGGAATACAACCCAGCGGCCACGCGCCTTGACAGGCAGTACACGTCGCCTACCGTAAGAGTCTTGCCGGTGGCGCCGTCGATGATACATGCGCGGTCACGGCGCTCCGCGAGGCGCTCGAAGACGTAGTCGTGGAGCGGGAGGTGATCGGGGATGGCGATGTCGGGGAGCGTCGAGCGGAAGACGGTCTGCTCCGGCAACGAGCCCATTTTCCGGCGAGGTTTCGGAGTTGCCGGCCGCTTCTGGCTTTGTTGTCAGCTGGATTGGTGGTGGAGCTGTGGAATGGAAGAATGAGGCAAGTGCCAAGTCCTGATGACTGAAATGAGCTCACGGATTGGTACTTATAGGTTGGTCTGTGGATGCAATGGTGTTTGGTGGAAATTTGGGGTTGTTGTGCTAGTCTGCTAGAGAAGATGATTACTAGACTAGGTCCAGTTTCGTAGAACTTGAGATTTTTTTTACTCCGTCTGAACAACAATTGTTTCTTTAAGATCGCCGAGCAACATGAACAATGCATTTCACACATGTGTATACCTAATACCCGGCCTAATCAAAATGAGCGTCCGTGGGAAATGGGTCAGATCGTGCACTGACGCCCAAATGTCGGTAACACAGACATGATTAAACTGACCGTGATCGTTTGATCATGTGTTCTTCTTTGTTTACATGAGCTTGTTTGGTTCAACTTATTCCATAGGATTTTTTGAGGATTTTATTTCTTAAACAATCTCACAGAgtttgtttgatttgtaggatttgAAATCATGGAAATTACTTATATAGTCTATTCTTCATAACATTTTATAGCATCTACAACGCATGATGCTTAGAGATGTGCTTAAAAAATTAACCCTTTTTTGCTGAAGTACCGGTgct contains the following coding sequences:
- the LOC124683015 gene encoding 4-coumarate--CoA ligase 5; protein product: MGSLPEQTVFRSTLPDIAIPDHLPLHDYVFERLAERRDRACIIDGATGKTLTVGDVYCLSRRVAAGLYSLGVRHGSTVLLFLPNSVEFALAFLASSRLGAVTTTASPLHTPPEIAKQVAASGATVIITEPAFVAKVRGLAGVTIVATGEGAEGCASFADLQAADDSALPEAPIDVANDVVALPYSSGTTGLPKGVMLSHRGLVTSVAQLVDGENPNLHFREDDVVLCVLPMFHVYSLHSILLCGMRAGAALVIMKRFDTVKMLELVEQHGITIAPLVPPIVVEMAKSDAMDRHDLSSVRMVMSGAAPMGKELQDIIHAKLPNAVLGQGYGMTEAGPVLSMCMAFAKQPSPVKSGACGTVVRNAELKIVDTETGLCLGRNQPGEICVRGRQIMKGYLNNPDATAETIDKEGWLHTGDVGYVDDDDEIFIVDRLKELIKYKGFQVAPAELEAMLIAHPSIADAAVVPMKDDASGEIPVAFVVASEPDITEDEIKQYVAKQVVFYKRLQRVFFVSSIPKAPSGKILRKDLRAKLATGAY